From Segatella copri, the proteins below share one genomic window:
- a CDS encoding GNAT family N-acetyltransferase, protein MKIQIEQATPDKASHIASLIMEAMNAQCCQNFAGPQHTLVDFHRMMTKLVEMEDSQYSYKNTLVAMSTDGILVGILVAYDGADVKRLRKRFIEAAIVAFGIDYSAMELETEEGEFYLDSLAVSNQYRGKGIASKLLDAAISRARELGLPAVGLLCDKGNPKAERLYTKVGFQYVNDTTWGGHAMKHLQYKL, encoded by the coding sequence ATGAAAATTCAAATAGAACAGGCTACGCCAGACAAGGCTTCGCATATCGCATCGCTTATCATGGAGGCGATGAATGCGCAGTGTTGCCAAAATTTTGCTGGTCCTCAGCATACATTGGTTGATTTTCACCGTATGATGACTAAACTTGTAGAGATGGAGGACAGTCAGTATAGTTATAAGAATACATTGGTTGCTATGTCTACTGATGGCATTCTTGTTGGCATCTTGGTTGCATACGATGGTGCTGACGTCAAAAGATTACGTAAGCGCTTTATTGAGGCTGCGATCGTGGCTTTTGGAATAGACTATTCGGCTATGGAGCTTGAAACTGAGGAAGGTGAGTTCTATTTGGATAGTTTGGCAGTTTCTAACCAATACCGTGGAAAAGGTATTGCATCTAAACTGTTGGATGCTGCTATCTCTCGCGCAAGAGAATTAGGACTTCCTGCTGTAGGTTTGCTTTGTGATAAAGGCAATCCGAAAGCGGAGCGTCTCTATACGAAGGTTGGTTTCCAATATGTCAATGATACCACTTGGGGTGGTCATGCAATGAAACATCTTCAGTATAAATTGTAA
- a CDS encoding GNAT family N-acetyltransferase codes for MNLEEYKIELLSDFDELINFYTGKDKMDDFLHNHLQDCEESHYCKTFCVRLKANNTIVAIFALAFDSVDIDSDDFDDMRIGAAGTDLPAVKETFREQFEQKYTYPALEIAYLAIDKKFQSLHLGSALIEEIASMARNQRYAGCVFLTVRAWHTSNYSAVGFYEKNQFAKLTPVPQMDVWPMYKTIWPKE; via the coding sequence ATGAATTTAGAAGAATACAAAATAGAACTTTTATCAGACTTTGATGAGTTGATAAATTTCTATACAGGAAAAGACAAAATGGATGACTTTCTTCATAATCACTTACAAGATTGTGAAGAGAGTCATTATTGTAAGACATTTTGTGTCCGCTTAAAAGCGAATAACACGATTGTTGCTATTTTCGCCTTAGCATTCGACTCCGTTGACATAGATTCAGATGATTTTGATGATATGCGTATAGGTGCAGCAGGAACCGATTTACCTGCGGTAAAAGAAACTTTCCGAGAACAATTCGAACAAAAATATACTTATCCCGCTTTAGAAATTGCCTACTTAGCTATTGATAAAAAATTTCAAAGCTTACATCTAGGTTCAGCCTTAATTGAAGAAATAGCTTCGATGGCTAGAAACCAAAGATATGCTGGTTGCGTCTTCTTGACAGTAAGAGCTTGGCATACCTCTAATTATAGCGCAGTAGGTTTCTATGAAAAGAATCAATTTGCAAAATTGACTCCTGTTCCACAAATGGATGTTTGGCCAATGTACAAAACAATTTGGCCGAAAGAATGA
- a CDS encoding DUF4738 domain-containing protein: MKRIDYILIGLLAISSLTACTEKKKSNIIIAPKPVAKVVNKATQKMSDYEQTREADWVGSHYKVVVKRSSDKELPVLQLDENTKYYDNRISVKVLRSDGSEFFSRTFTKKDFTSYIDKHTQDMGALLGIVYVKAEGDYLYFAASVGSPDVTSDECVPLVLKISRMGSISISKDEKLDTNASAEEEEEEEDGV, translated from the coding sequence ATGAAACGAATTGATTATATATTAATAGGTCTTTTGGCTATTTCTAGCTTGACGGCTTGTACAGAAAAGAAGAAGAGTAATATCATTATTGCTCCTAAACCGGTGGCTAAGGTTGTGAACAAAGCTACTCAGAAAATGAGTGATTATGAGCAGACCAGAGAGGCTGACTGGGTTGGTTCCCATTATAAAGTGGTGGTGAAGCGTAGTTCTGACAAGGAACTTCCGGTTCTCCAGTTGGACGAAAATACCAAGTATTATGATAACAGAATTTCGGTTAAGGTATTGAGAAGCGATGGTTCTGAATTCTTTAGCCGTACTTTCACAAAGAAAGATTTCACATCCTATATTGACAAACATACACAGGACATGGGTGCTTTGCTCGGTATTGTGTATGTAAAAGCAGAAGGTGATTATCTTTACTTCGCAGCAAGTGTTGGGTCGCCTGATGTTACCAGCGATGAATGTGTACCTCTGGTACTTAAGATTTCCCGAATGGGTAGTATCTCTATATCAAAGGATGAGAAGTTGGATACCAACGCTTCTGCTGAAGAGGAAGAAGAGGAAGAAGATGGGGTATAA
- a CDS encoding FimB/Mfa2 family fimbrial subunit, with amino-acid sequence MKAKRRFNIWLWVLLCVPCLLASCDHDVHNDEEEGGLSVSFTWADEADQGTEVNDVKLWIFNADDGSLVEEKHDGSTKEVASQRFALPVGHYQILAATNLIEPFFIGEATRATLNMNQLMFGLSNPSASPDHAYYGVTDIGIDKSNVNYITKNEMRHILAELTIFIKGVPDNFAMIGKVLNVATGLLPLQKNEDGTFGTASYTKEECDIPLRIAVPGETLKTETLRLMPTANGLHTTKLFIQLISPGGVVSNYDIEAPVMKSGGKYKINLEFEEMKPYMYLTSTKIDDWTEGWVYRGEILNPED; translated from the coding sequence ATGAAAGCAAAAAGAAGATTTAATATTTGGTTATGGGTGCTGTTATGTGTCCCATGCCTCTTGGCAAGTTGCGACCATGATGTTCATAATGACGAGGAAGAAGGTGGCTTGTCAGTATCGTTCACTTGGGCAGATGAAGCCGATCAAGGTACGGAAGTGAATGACGTGAAGCTCTGGATATTCAATGCCGATGACGGTTCGCTTGTAGAGGAAAAACATGATGGTAGTACTAAGGAGGTGGCAAGCCAACGTTTTGCTCTTCCTGTAGGGCATTATCAGATTCTGGCTGCCACCAACCTTATAGAACCGTTTTTTATCGGTGAGGCTACAAGGGCAACCCTCAACATGAACCAACTCATGTTTGGATTGTCCAATCCAAGTGCCTCTCCCGACCATGCCTATTATGGTGTCACGGACATCGGTATAGACAAATCAAATGTCAACTACATAACCAAAAATGAAATGCGCCATATACTTGCAGAATTGACCATCTTCATTAAAGGAGTTCCTGACAATTTTGCAATGATAGGCAAGGTTCTGAATGTGGCAACCGGACTCCTGCCCCTGCAAAAGAATGAGGATGGAACGTTCGGGACGGCAAGCTATACCAAGGAAGAGTGTGATATACCTTTGAGAATCGCAGTGCCTGGCGAAACTTTAAAAACGGAAACATTACGCTTGATGCCGACAGCCAACGGTTTACATACCACCAAGTTGTTTATCCAACTGATTTCTCCTGGGGGAGTAGTTAGCAACTACGACATCGAAGCACCCGTCATGAAATCTGGCGGCAAGTACAAGATAAACTTGGAATTTGAGGAGATGAAACCTTACATGTATCTTACGAGCACGAAGATAGATGATTGGACAGAAGGCTGGGTGTATCGAGGCGAAATCTTGAATCCAGAAGATTAA
- a CDS encoding TIM-barrel domain-containing protein has protein sequence MRLTKTLLISAVLLMSATGMQAAGFNQNGNYLTVQLKQHQNFGPSQIRLQVVSDKIIRVQATAEQSFRNKQSLIIVPQNSKAKYKVEEQGDNLIITTAAMRAVMNEATGQITFYDLKDNVLLNEVAQGGKTFKPFTVPDREIGVDIAKVPEAQKHGWSWRALFNSPDNEAFYGLGQHQSEELNMKGKNEDLFQYNTKVSVPFVISNKNYGILWDSYSYCRWGNPEDYLQLNRAFKLYDKDGKEGQLTGTYVDKNGKKIVRGEDSIYFEYAMPETSEICNKTDKGGILNLPKGFALNGSKVVYEGYVEAPTNSFYQFILYYAGYMKIYIDGKLVVPERWRTAWNPNSYKFETPIKKGVKTPIRIEWQPDGDVSYCGLRVAAPRSEAEKNQLSIWSEMSPDMDYYFIAGQNLDEVISGYRTLTGKASLYPKWTLGFWQSRERYQSSKDIEDNLKKFRDLHIPVDNIVQDWNYWKLDSWGSHEFEAARYPNPQAMLDSVHAMNGRFMISVWPKFYDTVKNYKELDSKGWMYHQAIKDDIHDWLGFRGSFYDAYSDGARKMFWRQMDENLYTKYKFGIDAWWMDASEPNVRDCTPMWYRKALSGPTALGTSTEYFNAYSIVNADAIYNGQRSVNPNQRVFLLTRSGFAGEQRYSTATWSGDIATRWEDMRAQMTAGLNYSMAGLPFWGMDQGGFCVENRYVAAQQEFDKTGKENADLKEWRELQARWNQFGCFVPLYRTHGQWPTREVWNIAPADHPAYKTIVAYDKLRYRLMPYLYSMAGMVHFKDYTMMRGLVMDFNGDDNVYDIKDQWMFGPALMACPVGEYQKYSRNVYLPKQKGWYDFYTGKHYAGGQTIVADAPFDKIPVFVPEGSILPVGPEMEWSDQKKAELIDLYVYAGKDGSYTLYEDEGTNYNYEKGKYAMIDFKYNDAQKTVTIAARKGSFDGMLQKRRFNIVLVSDNNQQGISLAKAPKGKMVKYAGKAVTVKLK, from the coding sequence ATGAGACTAACTAAAACATTATTGATTTCAGCAGTGCTGCTGATGAGTGCCACAGGCATGCAGGCAGCCGGTTTCAACCAGAATGGTAATTATCTCACTGTTCAGTTGAAGCAACACCAGAATTTTGGTCCTAGTCAGATTCGCCTCCAGGTGGTGAGCGATAAGATTATCCGTGTTCAGGCTACAGCCGAACAGAGTTTCCGTAATAAACAGAGTCTGATTATTGTGCCTCAAAACAGCAAGGCAAAGTATAAGGTGGAAGAGCAGGGAGACAATCTCATCATTACCACTGCAGCCATGCGTGCTGTCATGAACGAGGCTACGGGTCAGATTACTTTCTATGACCTGAAAGACAATGTCCTTCTCAATGAGGTTGCTCAGGGCGGAAAGACTTTCAAGCCGTTCACTGTGCCTGACCGTGAAATCGGTGTAGATATTGCCAAGGTTCCTGAAGCACAGAAGCACGGATGGTCATGGCGTGCGCTCTTCAACTCTCCTGATAACGAGGCGTTCTATGGTCTTGGTCAGCATCAGAGTGAGGAACTCAACATGAAGGGTAAGAACGAAGACCTCTTCCAGTATAATACCAAGGTGAGTGTGCCTTTCGTCATCTCTAATAAAAACTACGGCATCCTCTGGGATTCTTATTCTTATTGCCGTTGGGGTAATCCGGAAGATTATCTCCAGCTCAACCGTGCCTTCAAACTCTATGATAAAGATGGAAAGGAAGGTCAGCTGACAGGTACTTATGTAGACAAGAACGGTAAGAAGATTGTTCGAGGCGAAGATAGCATTTACTTTGAGTATGCAATGCCTGAGACTTCTGAAATTTGCAACAAGACAGATAAGGGCGGTATTCTGAACCTGCCAAAGGGCTTCGCGCTGAATGGTTCCAAGGTGGTTTACGAGGGTTATGTAGAGGCTCCAACCAACAGCTTCTATCAGTTTATCCTCTATTATGCCGGTTACATGAAGATTTATATCGATGGCAAACTGGTTGTGCCTGAGCGCTGGCGTACAGCATGGAATCCGAACTCTTATAAGTTTGAAACTCCAATCAAGAAAGGCGTAAAGACTCCTATCCGTATCGAGTGGCAGCCAGATGGTGATGTTTCTTACTGCGGTCTTCGCGTAGCAGCTCCTCGTTCTGAGGCAGAGAAGAACCAGTTGAGCATCTGGAGTGAAATGTCGCCGGATATGGACTATTATTTCATTGCCGGTCAGAATCTCGATGAGGTGATTTCCGGTTACCGTACGCTTACCGGCAAGGCTTCGCTTTATCCTAAGTGGACCCTCGGTTTCTGGCAGAGCCGTGAGCGCTATCAGAGCAGCAAGGACATCGAGGACAACCTGAAGAAGTTCCGCGACCTGCATATTCCTGTAGACAATATCGTTCAGGATTGGAACTACTGGAAGCTGGATTCATGGGGAAGTCATGAGTTTGAGGCTGCCCGCTATCCAAACCCACAGGCGATGCTCGACAGCGTACATGCGATGAATGGCCGCTTCATGATTTCCGTATGGCCTAAGTTCTATGATACAGTCAAGAACTATAAGGAACTCGACAGCAAGGGTTGGATGTATCATCAGGCTATCAAGGATGATATTCACGACTGGCTCGGCTTCCGCGGTTCATTCTATGATGCCTATTCTGATGGTGCCCGCAAGATGTTCTGGCGCCAGATGGACGAGAATCTTTATACCAAGTATAAGTTCGGAATCGATGCATGGTGGATGGATGCATCTGAACCAAACGTTCGCGACTGTACCCCGATGTGGTATCGTAAGGCCCTATCAGGTCCTACAGCCCTCGGTACATCTACCGAATATTTCAATGCTTACAGCATCGTGAATGCTGATGCTATCTATAACGGACAGCGCAGCGTGAACCCTAACCAGCGTGTCTTCCTTCTGACCCGTTCGGGCTTTGCCGGTGAGCAGCGCTACAGTACGGCTACCTGGTCTGGTGACATTGCTACCCGTTGGGAAGATATGCGTGCCCAGATGACAGCCGGTTTGAACTATTCTATGGCAGGTCTTCCTTTCTGGGGAATGGACCAGGGTGGTTTCTGTGTAGAAAACCGTTATGTGGCTGCCCAGCAGGAGTTCGATAAGACCGGTAAGGAAAATGCTGACTTGAAGGAATGGCGCGAGTTGCAGGCGCGTTGGAACCAGTTCGGTTGCTTCGTACCTCTTTATCGTACTCATGGCCAGTGGCCTACCCGTGAGGTCTGGAACATTGCTCCGGCAGATCATCCTGCTTACAAGACCATCGTGGCTTACGATAAACTCCGTTACCGTCTGATGCCTTACCTCTATAGTATGGCTGGTATGGTTCATTTCAAGGACTATACGATGATGCGTGGATTGGTAATGGACTTCAACGGCGATGATAATGTTTACGACATCAAGGATCAGTGGATGTTCGGTCCTGCTCTCATGGCTTGTCCTGTAGGCGAGTATCAGAAGTACAGCCGCAATGTTTATCTTCCTAAGCAGAAGGGCTGGTATGATTTCTATACCGGTAAGCACTATGCCGGTGGACAGACAATCGTAGCTGATGCGCCTTTCGATAAGATTCCAGTCTTTGTTCCAGAGGGTTCTATTCTTCCTGTGGGTCCAGAGATGGAGTGGAGCGATCAGAAGAAGGCTGAGCTCATCGACCTCTATGTCTATGCAGGCAAGGACGGTTCTTATACACTCTATGAGGATGAGGGAACCAACTACAACTACGAGAAGGGTAAGTATGCTATGATCGACTTCAAGTATAATGATGCTCAGAAGACCGTTACTATTGCTGCCCGTAAGGGTTCTTTCGACGGTATGCTACAGAAGCGTCGCTTCAATATCGTACTTGTTAGTGATAACAACCAGCAGGGCATCAGCCTCGCCAAGGCGCCTAAGGGCAAGATGGTGAAGTATGCTGGTAAGGCAGTTACTGTAAAACTGAAGTAA
- a CDS encoding alanine/glycine:cation symporter family protein codes for MDAINDFFTAFSSFLWGWPMIILLLGTHIFLTIRLRFPQRKIFKAIKLSVKKDKNATGDVSQFGALATALAATIGTGNIIGVATAIALGGPGAVLWCWLTGVFGISTKYAEGLLAVKYRVKTKRGTMLGGPMYALEKGLGWKWLAVLFALFAALASFGIGSTVQANAISTLVENQYGISPYITGTIVTALGAAVILGGVKSISKVCGMLVPFMALFYVLGCIYILCVNHAYLLPALHVIFDSAFTTKAAGGGFAGSTVMIAARYGIARGLFSNESGLGSAPIVAAAAQTRNPVRQALVSSTGTFWDTVIICALTGLVITSSIIAYPDIDYHNGAALTKAAFSKIPYIGAPILTIGLATFAFSTTLGWSYYGERCVEYLKGKKWMLCFRIVYIATIFLGSVISLGLVWNIADCMNALMAIPNLISLLCLSGIIVHETRKYLWRDQLDKDMDEKEIEELE; via the coding sequence ATGGATGCAATAAACGATTTTTTCACCGCATTTAGTTCATTCCTCTGGGGATGGCCTATGATTATCCTGCTGTTGGGAACCCACATCTTTCTGACCATCCGCTTGCGCTTTCCACAACGCAAGATTTTCAAGGCAATCAAACTGTCTGTAAAGAAAGACAAGAATGCCACAGGAGATGTTTCACAGTTCGGAGCACTGGCAACAGCACTGGCAGCTACAATTGGTACCGGTAACATCATCGGTGTGGCTACAGCTATCGCTCTTGGCGGACCAGGAGCCGTACTCTGGTGCTGGTTAACCGGTGTCTTTGGTATTTCTACCAAATATGCCGAAGGATTACTCGCCGTAAAATATCGCGTAAAGACCAAGCGAGGCACGATGTTGGGTGGTCCTATGTATGCCCTGGAAAAAGGATTGGGCTGGAAATGGCTTGCAGTCCTGTTCGCCCTCTTTGCCGCATTGGCATCATTCGGAATCGGCAGCACGGTACAGGCAAATGCCATCTCTACCCTGGTAGAAAACCAATACGGCATTTCTCCATACATTACTGGAACCATCGTTACGGCTTTAGGAGCAGCTGTGATTCTTGGAGGCGTGAAAAGTATCTCCAAGGTTTGTGGCATGCTGGTACCTTTCATGGCACTCTTTTATGTATTAGGCTGCATCTACATCCTCTGTGTAAATCATGCTTATTTATTGCCTGCCCTCCACGTAATCTTTGACTCTGCATTCACAACTAAGGCTGCAGGTGGCGGCTTCGCTGGAAGTACCGTGATGATTGCAGCCCGCTATGGTATAGCCCGCGGATTGTTCTCTAACGAAAGTGGTCTGGGTTCGGCACCCATCGTTGCTGCAGCAGCCCAAACCCGTAACCCTGTGCGTCAGGCATTGGTTTCATCTACCGGTACCTTTTGGGATACTGTCATCATCTGTGCCCTTACAGGTCTCGTCATCACCTCAAGTATCATAGCATATCCAGACATTGACTACCATAACGGAGCAGCACTCACCAAGGCTGCCTTCAGTAAGATTCCATATATCGGAGCTCCGATATTGACCATCGGACTGGCAACATTTGCATTCAGTACGACATTGGGATGGAGTTATTATGGAGAACGGTGTGTAGAATATCTGAAAGGCAAAAAGTGGATGCTCTGTTTCCGCATAGTCTATATTGCTACTATCTTCCTGGGTAGTGTTATCAGTCTGGGACTGGTTTGGAACATTGCCGACTGCATGAATGCCCTGATGGCCATACCAAACCTTATCTCCTTGCTCTGCCTGAGTGGTATCATAGTGCATGAAACCAGAAAGTATCTGTGGAGAGACCAGTTAGATAAAGACATGGACGAAAAAGAAATAGAGGAATTAGAATAA
- a CDS encoding DUF4230 domain-containing protein — protein sequence MKKRLIFIISVFFAFISCSHQQTEKKEQVIDTIPVMVMQIQKCNRLYTAEAHVHKIITHDDQLNLKGSLFKKDFNIHVPGSNRKVAIPMDATLKAYVDFSGFSAKNVNRQGDKIEIILPDPKVMLTSSKINHEGVRQFVSLTRKNYSDAELSQFEQQGRESIIRDIPNLDILEQARQSAANTLIPMLQDMGFAEENIKISFRKKFTFNDLKTLLDKTTIEKNH from the coding sequence ATGAAAAAGAGGTTAATATTTATCATTTCTGTATTTTTTGCCTTCATTTCATGTTCGCATCAGCAAACAGAAAAGAAGGAGCAAGTCATCGACACAATACCTGTGATGGTGATGCAGATACAGAAATGCAATCGCTTATATACAGCAGAAGCTCATGTTCATAAGATTATAACACATGATGACCAGCTCAATCTAAAGGGCTCACTGTTCAAGAAAGACTTTAATATTCATGTTCCCGGCTCAAACCGCAAGGTGGCCATTCCGATGGATGCGACATTAAAAGCTTATGTAGACTTTTCAGGATTCTCTGCTAAGAACGTTAACCGACAAGGCGACAAGATAGAAATCATCTTACCAGACCCAAAAGTGATGCTCACCAGCAGTAAAATCAATCATGAAGGTGTAAGACAATTCGTTTCACTCACCAGAAAGAACTACAGTGATGCAGAACTGTCACAATTCGAACAACAAGGCAGGGAAAGTATCATTCGCGATATCCCGAACCTAGATATTCTTGAGCAGGCACGCCAAAGTGCAGCAAACACCCTGATTCCGATGCTACAGGACATGGGATTCGCAGAAGAGAATATCAAAATCAGTTTCAGGAAGAAATTCACTTTCAATGATCTGAAGACTCTTCTGGATAAGACAACTATCGAAAAGAATCACTAA
- a CDS encoding DUF4230 domain-containing protein, producing MKRIQIIVLLALILILGGAFYWLTKDNEVSVVQEDKTTLSPTQVESIENIGQWEFLSVSDEELIDTIRRGFFGDDQLVRIYYGTLRLGIDMKDVKKGWLQANQDSIVCTLPPIKLLDHNFIDEAKTKSFFEEGKWTGSDRQAMYERAYQAMKKRCLNRTNIYTAQANAKTQFREMLKAMGFKNVKIEFEK from the coding sequence ATGAAAAGAATACAAATCATCGTACTATTAGCACTGATCCTTATTCTGGGTGGAGCCTTCTATTGGCTCACCAAAGACAACGAGGTCAGCGTGGTACAGGAAGATAAGACAACCCTCTCACCCACTCAGGTAGAAAGCATCGAGAATATCGGTCAATGGGAATTTCTATCTGTAAGTGATGAAGAACTGATAGATACTATACGCCGTGGCTTTTTTGGCGACGACCAACTGGTACGTATCTATTACGGAACATTGCGCTTGGGTATCGATATGAAGGATGTTAAAAAAGGATGGCTACAAGCCAACCAGGACAGCATCGTATGCACTTTACCTCCTATCAAACTGCTAGACCATAACTTCATTGACGAAGCGAAGACCAAGAGTTTCTTTGAAGAAGGCAAATGGACAGGCAGCGACAGACAGGCTATGTATGAGCGTGCTTATCAAGCCATGAAGAAACGTTGCTTAAACCGCACCAATATCTATACTGCACAGGCGAATGCCAAGACTCAGTTTAGAGAGATGCTGAAAGCAATGGGATTCAAAAACGTAAAGATAGAATTTGAGAAATAA
- a CDS encoding glycoside hydrolase family 2 TIM barrel-domain containing protein, protein MKKIFALAIFLLGAQSLSARDRQSFDKGWLFTLADSAGMSKSDYSDRHWRSLNLPHDWAIEGDFSPSNPSGAGGGALPGGIGWYRKHFSVNPKEKYDRFTITFDGVYMNSTVYINGHKLGTRPYGYSTFEYDLTPYINKKGDNVIAVKVDNSDQPNSRWYSGCGIYRHVWLTKTMKTAYIPQWGQYVATSPQGDVRVKVDFAASGNKMKLSVRNTIYDAAGKIVAKSQGVQEQKLKVKDPHLWDIGKGYLYTVKSELLVNGKVVDVATTTAGFRDVKFDARKGFFLNGKNLKINGVCEHHDFGCLGAAVNEDAMHRKLTILRDMGVNAIRSSHNPPAPELLNMCDSMGFLVMDESFDMWRRKKSNGDYARFFDEWHKKDLSDLIKRDRNHPSIIMWSIGNEVLEQWSDAAADTLSLEQANLILNAGHDASTLAHSDELSVNSLLTQHLAKIVKEYDPWSTRPVTAGCNEPDPKNHLFKSGAIDVIGFNYHHQWVKDVPKNFPGKPFILSESVSALQTRGYYMMPSDSIYTAPKEWWLPYTDPSFMCSAYDNFHASWSSTHEETWDVVKHNDFVGGQFIWTGFDYIGEPTPYAYPARSSYFGIIDLAGLPKDSYYMYQSEWTQKDVLHLFPHWNWLPGQTIDMWCYYNHADEVELFINGKSQGIRKKTVYGAKNEGDAFRKSTEYHVMWRVNFEPGEVKVVARKNGKVLREQVIKTAGAPHHLVLKKTYQGCQAFGSSDPTTFVEVNVVDKDGNLCPNADNQIFFSVSAEQGASEQNIPNAPKILGTDNGCQTSLERFTDSHRKAFFGKCVVVIKGKGTLKAQAVDLKDASVAL, encoded by the coding sequence ATGAAGAAGATATTTGCTTTAGCAATCTTTCTATTGGGCGCTCAGTCGTTGAGCGCCCGTGATCGCCAGTCTTTTGATAAAGGCTGGCTTTTCACTTTAGCAGATAGTGCCGGAATGTCAAAGTCTGATTATTCAGACCGACATTGGCGAAGTTTGAATCTTCCTCACGATTGGGCGATAGAGGGCGATTTCTCTCCTTCGAATCCTTCGGGAGCCGGTGGTGGTGCATTGCCGGGGGGCATCGGATGGTACCGTAAGCACTTCTCGGTGAATCCGAAGGAAAAGTATGACCGGTTTACCATCACCTTTGATGGAGTATATATGAATTCTACCGTGTATATCAATGGTCATAAACTCGGAACCCGCCCTTACGGATACAGTACATTCGAGTATGATCTTACACCTTATATTAATAAGAAGGGTGATAATGTCATTGCGGTGAAGGTAGACAACAGCGACCAGCCTAACAGTCGCTGGTATTCCGGTTGCGGTATTTACCGCCATGTTTGGCTCACCAAAACCATGAAAACTGCTTATATTCCCCAATGGGGACAGTATGTAGCAACTTCTCCACAGGGTGATGTCAGGGTGAAGGTGGATTTCGCTGCTTCCGGTAATAAGATGAAACTCTCTGTCCGTAACACCATCTATGATGCTGCCGGAAAGATTGTAGCCAAGAGTCAGGGTGTTCAGGAACAGAAACTCAAGGTGAAGGATCCGCATCTCTGGGACATCGGAAAGGGATATCTCTATACTGTCAAGAGCGAGCTGTTAGTAAATGGGAAGGTAGTGGATGTTGCTACGACAACTGCCGGTTTCCGTGACGTGAAGTTTGATGCAAGGAAGGGCTTCTTCCTCAATGGCAAGAATCTCAAGATAAATGGTGTCTGTGAGCATCATGATTTCGGTTGCCTGGGTGCTGCTGTCAATGAAGATGCGATGCACCGTAAGCTTACCATCCTTCGCGATATGGGCGTGAACGCTATCCGAAGCAGTCATAATCCTCCGGCACCAGAACTCCTGAACATGTGCGATTCGATGGGCTTCCTCGTGATGGACGAGAGTTTTGATATGTGGCGCCGCAAGAAATCGAATGGTGATTATGCCCGTTTCTTCGATGAATGGCATAAGAAAGACCTGTCTGATCTCATCAAGCGCGACCGTAATCATCCAAGTATCATCATGTGGAGTATCGGTAATGAAGTTCTCGAACAATGGTCGGATGCGGCTGCTGATACGCTCAGTCTGGAGCAGGCTAACCTGATTCTGAATGCCGGTCATGATGCTTCAACTTTGGCACATAGCGATGAACTGAGTGTCAATTCGCTTCTTACCCAGCATCTGGCAAAAATCGTGAAGGAGTATGATCCTTGGAGCACACGCCCTGTTACTGCTGGCTGCAATGAGCCCGACCCGAAGAATCATCTCTTTAAGAGTGGGGCTATTGATGTTATAGGTTTCAATTATCACCATCAGTGGGTGAAGGATGTGCCAAAGAATTTCCCTGGCAAGCCTTTCATTCTGTCGGAGAGTGTTTCAGCCTTGCAGACTCGTGGCTACTATATGATGCCTAGCGACAGTATTTATACTGCGCCAAAGGAATGGTGGTTGCCTTATACCGATCCTTCGTTTATGTGTTCGGCTTATGATAATTTCCATGCCTCATGGAGTAGTACCCACGAAGAAACCTGGGATGTGGTGAAGCACAACGACTTTGTGGGCGGACAGTTTATCTGGACCGGTTTCGATTATATCGGCGAACCTACTCCTTATGCTTATCCTGCCCGTAGCAGTTATTTTGGCATTATCGATTTGGCGGGTCTTCCAAAAGACAGCTATTATATGTATCAGAGTGAGTGGACTCAGAAAGATGTGCTTCATCTCTTCCCTCATTGGAACTGGCTGCCGGGACAGACCATCGACATGTGGTGTTATTATAATCATGCCGATGAGGTAGAACTCTTTATCAATGGCAAGAGTCAGGGTATCCGTAAGAAGACTGTCTATGGTGCAAAGAACGAAGGCGATGCTTTCAGAAAGAGTACTGAATATCATGTGATGTGGCGCGTAAACTTTGAACCGGGAGAAGTAAAGGTTGTAGCCAGAAAGAATGGCAAAGTTCTTAGAGAGCAGGTCATAAAGACAGCAGGAGCTCCTCATCATCTTGTGTTGAAGAAGACTTATCAGGGCTGTCAGGCTTTTGGCTCTTCTGATCCGACCACCTTTGTCGAGGTGAATGTAGTAGATAAAGACGGCAATCTCTGTCCGAACGCAGATAACCAGATTTTCTTCTCTGTCTCCGCTGAACAAGGGGCAAGTGAGCAGAATATCCCGAATGCACCAAAAATTCTGGGAACTGATAATGGTTGTCAGACTTCTTTGGAGCGTTTCACCGATTCACATCGCAAGGCATTCTTCGGAAAATGTGTCGTTGTGATAAAAGGAAAGGGAACCCTCAAGGCACAAGCAGTAGACTTAAAGGATGCTTCTGTAGCTCTGTGA